The Toxoplasma gondii ME49 chromosome XI, whole genome shotgun sequence region CGTCCATGAGTGTTTCAAGGGAAGTACTGTTCTGGGTCTGAAGTGTGTTAGGGCCGGACACGGGATTGTACGATTTTGGAGAGCTAGGCAGCAGAAGGCTGTAGATACAGCAAAACTCCCCTAACGATTAGGATTTATGTAGCACCGCTCAAAATGCTTTAATATTTGAGCTAAGAAGACTGCCAAGGCATTCCTCCCGCAGCAGTATGTGGGTAACATAGCTGCACCATTGACATGCTGGTTAACATGTGCATGTCGTCACCGTTCCAATTTCCCTGAAAGAAGGATTCCTCGGTTGGGAATCGAAAAGAACCATCGTGATGACTGGGAGAGGAATCTGGCATAAACTGTGGCGAAGCCTCTGGCCCCGACCCGACGAACACGAAAAAAACTGACGCAAAGCCTGGCagctttctgtctcgagcAACGAGTTGCCGGGAACCGTGCTAGCAAAAATAAACCATACGGCCTTTCACAGAAAAGTGGGAGCAATGAATTTTTGACCAGGATCGGGCGGGTAGTAGCCGGACACCTTTAGTAGTTACCCTGTTGTTTAAAGGTTACCTGGGTAGCCAGTATCGTGAAAGAAGAATAATAGAAATAGATGTTATCCTAGTTTGGGACACATGTTATTCTTTCTTCAAGCGACAGCAAAATTTTTCAGCGTCCATTGTAGCAACTACCACATTGATCAGGCGACCGTCCCCCGAGACTCGGGTTGGTAGCAACTGGTTTGTAGTAGATAACGAATCGGCAGCGCCGGAGAACACGGTGCGCAGAGTTGCTCCCGTACGTTTTAGCCGCCGAGGGCAACCGTAGCATGCAAGCGTCCTGCTCTGCTGTGCACTGCGCCGACGGCGAGCATTAGATTTCCATCACTGGAGGTTCCACAAAGCGCTGTGGCTCTTTACAGTTGCACGCAAGATCCAATAGAAGGAAAGTTTGTTTCGGCATTTTCCTCGCATACATCTGATGCAGCGAGTGTCACCTTTCGCCCCTATCTATCGAAGACGAACAGAAGGGAGTTTTGGTTGGCATCTTTGTCCTCGCTGTTGTGGCTGTCTTACGAAGAATCTCACCACCTTGAAAGTCATCAACAGACGTGGCGTTGTTGTGAGAGCGCCTTTGGTGGAAAAGTGCTATCTGACGTTTTTGTGTATCCACAGAAGTCGAAACTAGTCTCTCAATGGACATCTCCATCCAGCTTTTGTCCGACTCAACGGGGCAAAGAGCCTTTTCTGCAGTTGAGAGACAACATCGCCCCGAGAAGGGTTTGAAAGGGCGTCACATGAACAATCTACGGGGGAAATCAGGCACAGGTCTCAGAAACCGGCAGTGTAGTGAGCACGCTCTAACAGCTTCTTCATTGCTAGTTACGATGGGAGAAGACGCAATGTTTTGCTTGTATCAACACTGTCATACCTTCCCATGTATTGTGCCCGATAACACGCATCAATAAGGCTATGACTCCAAACAGGCGTGCGGAAATCAATTTACTTAAGCATCTGTCCTCAATTCCAGCTGGAGAAAGCTGCCATATTTTGTACGAGTGATATTGTGTTTCTTCAGTACTGGTGGTAGTGTGTCCCATGTACTCACGCACATCGCCTACCAATTCAGGCCCAAGCCATATAGAAAAACGTGGCATGGTGATGCGTACCGTGTTTGaaactttcttctctgcaccaGAGCAAGAAGGGGAAAAGGAGTGTAACTAAGACTGGTGTATCGTATTCCACAGAGGGGGCTCACCCGCTAACTTGGTTCTAACGTCTCCCCAAGCCTCTAGAAGACGGAACTCAGGATAGCGACTCATGACCTCAATTTGCTGTCGACACGAAACTGTCAAACCGTCTTCGATCACACGGAACTCCTCGGATAGGGCGGAAGCCATGCTGTAGAGATCCAGTCTCAGGTCCTGATGAAGAGGCAATACCGAAGGTTGTTGGAAAGTCACATATCGTTTCAAGTTTCTACGGCAAGAACCACGTACGGACGATGGATTGTAATCGCTGTACTCTCTCAGCAGGGCATCATCAAGCAGGCCCCACAGGACGTAATCATCAAGGCATGCCTAGACCAACTcttgtatatatattgggCAGCATGAAGATAAACAAACATCTGTCGTATGCGTATGCATAATTCACTGAGTATACACGTGTATATGGTCGCCGTCGGAACGACAGAACTGGTGCACTAGGCTAGCACCAGGACGAGCCCAACACTCCGGTTTTTTGTGCATGAGACAATATCTGGCAATATCCTTTCTAAGGAGAGCTCACGCTGTGTCGGCTGAAGTTTCGTAGTTGTGCTGCATTCGTACCGCTGGTTCTTGTTCGTCAACTCTGCCTTGGATGAGCTCCTGGCGCACGCCTCTGACGCCGAGCGCCAAGCACGTTGTCAGCACGTCAGAAGACCCACTGGGAAGGCGGTGTGTCCCGAGTCGCGTCGGTGGCACCCCACTCAGCGTATCTGCGGGCTTGAGATAACCCGTATGAAAGCAACTAAAGAGAGTGCCGTCCTCTGGAGTCGATTGGGGCAAAGCTACAGGGTTCAGCGGCCTCATGACATCCTGAATAGTGCCGGAGGCCGTGACACTGTGAAATCGCTGTTGTTCGTGCAACCACATCTCAAGAAGATGCTGCATGGCACTTTTCCGCGTCGTCCTCGACTTCCACTCCCGGCAGATCTCGACTGCGTGGCGATTCCGAAGAAGCTCTGTGAGACAGCCCATGATCTGAATGACCCATCGGACACTGGAACCGCCCAGCGCTGAAACTCTTGCGGTATGATGTCTCACATTGTCGCACTTCTGATACAGTACGCGTTCATACGCTTTATCAAAATAACCTTGCGTGAACGTTTGGAGTTCCTTCAACGACCTCTGTCAGAAGAGCTGCCCTGGCTTTCGAACAAAAGCCtaggaaaaagagactgcGTCTGAACATTGTAATGTCTATTTTCAGGCATCAGTCCCCAAACATTGAATGCACCGCTAACGAGTGGTGAACCCAACACCGACAAACCGTCTGCCGGACAGCGCTGACTGGCTGTATATGATCTAGATATGTTTGGGGTATGCGGAGAACGCATTCCTCATTCCTCTCTTAACTGCATTCTCTTTCCTATCGCGAGGAATGCGGCGATCAGAAGTCTACCGCCTTTACTCTGGACAGCCTTTCTGGAAGCTCCGCGTTGGAACATACATGCCTCTGAAGAGTTCTTGGAACGACCTGAAGAGCTTCCAACATGACGTCGAGACCACCGTTATGCAGAAAGACTTCCTCGTTCTCAGGGTCTCCAACGACGGTAACCCAAATGCACTCCACGAGGCAAAGAAGGTACCTGGTGGATGTAGAACCTTGGATGCAGTCAATCATTGTAAAAGTGGCGTGGAATTCGTCGACCAGCAAACAGAGGCCTTGGCACTCACGAAGCTGCGCGCGAGCGTCAGCGCCAGTAGCTCCCAAAGTGGCAAGGAGGAGAACCGCACAGTGTTGACTGTTGAGGCTGAATGCGCCATCCGTTTCAGATAGTTCAATAAGACGGGAAGTGGCTTCTTTGGAGGAAAACTCTCGTATCCAATCGACAAGTGTGCCAACGGTTTCGTGTTCGTCCTGGCGACTCTCACTCGGTCGCAGCAGGATCGTGCACACCTTCTCTGACACATCGCTCTCCACACAGAGATACAGTAGCATGTTCAGAAAGGCCTTCATCAGCATGGGGAAAGACCGCCCTGCAATGAGGCGAatcaacagagaaagaccCTCGAGCTCGACAAATTCCGCTGCCATGTACTCCAACGCAACGCTGACGCATGTGACGGCGTGCACGAAGAGAGTTCGATTCTGAGCCTCTGAGACCATAACGAAACACACAGTCACAAATTATACACAGAATAGAAGGCATGCTCGCAAGCACGCAACACGTCTGTTCGTCTACGAACTGCTCATTGTAGCGCTGCAGCCCCCGCTCGCAACAGCTGCGTGTTCGTCACGTCCTGTCGTCTCGTGGTGCTCAGCACCACTGCGTTCGCCCCTAGttcaggagaaagaaagtggTTTCAACCGACATCCCCACTACCACACCCAGCTCTACTTCTTCTGGTTTGCAACACGTCTTTACACCGTGAGTCATTATTTTGGTCGTTCGGCAACCGTGGAAATCGCAGCAGCGGTCCCTAAAAACGCCTGACTAGTTTACAAGGTACACGCCATAATCCTGAACACTTACTTTACTGTGCAAAAGGATGGTCAGTTGCGAAGCATCACGTTCATTCATTGTTCACCCTTCTTTTAGAGGGTGTGTGTGGATAGCCACCAATAATAATGCTAGATTGCGAAACCGGAGTTACTCTTATCCACCTTGACACAGAAAGGAAGCACGGCAACGACGCACAGAGAACGATGAATAGATAAGTAAGCAACTATAATGCTTCCATCTTGGACTTCTGAGCCGATTCATACATGCTTGCACATGTTGGGATCCAGTGGATACGGGAGTACCCCGTGTAAAGTGTGATGCAGGCGCGCTTACCATTGAGATGCCATATATTGAGGTCATGCTGGGCCACGCCGCCTGGTGTAGCTGCCGCCTGGAGGAAGTCCATGATGGTACGCAGGAAGGTAGAGTGTCGGATTTGTTCTCGGCAGTCCCTTTCTGATAAACAATTTATTATTACTAGCCACCCTAGCTGTAGTTGCTCCACTTCCTCGTATCCCTCACGGCATAAACGACCTTGTGACTCTTGCGCAGGTTCCGACTGTCCGTGCACCTGCACAGGAAAAATACCTTGTTGTAGTGAGGAGCATTTGAGTCGCCCCCTATTCTTCTCCTGGAGTCTAGATGTCTTCCCGCCATTACTCAACGAGcggcgtctgcttcctccacTGTCGTCCCATTCTTCGTCACCCCCATTCAAAGAGCTTTGCGGGGCGTTTCGTGCATCCACGCCATCGAAGGATGCCAGTGAGGTAGAGAATGAGCGCCGGCCTGAAGTAGTCCTGTGTGAAGCCGCGGTGCTGTCACCTCCAGTTCGAAAAGAACAAACCTTGTTCCCACGATCTTGGATCATGCCCAAATTCTTGGGCGCCGCTTCCAGCTGACAACAGGTTGCGGCACCTGGACGTGGAAAGCGTCGCAGATTCGCCACCCCGGCGAATTTCGCGTCCGCCTGCTGGCCATCACATGCAAAAGAGACAGGCCTTCCTCCTGCAGAGCAACATGGGTGAGATATAGGCGCTCTGAATT contains the following coding sequences:
- a CDS encoding hypothetical protein (encoded by transcript TGME49_316380) — protein: MTSFLPVVDLMKNRFLDPGTSRIVRSSILQALAVMSTYSLVASYLCEPRVLRALLLEIRRNTAEVPFSCAAPAVSDADREVGIDMLMNLVECATGNDAILFTETTHTQEAVALVESAAALAEHLFGSRSYCHLMRSQNDLLCVAVSLSTHKHLLQVFASSGLLKQVLRKCCKPNIDKLNSRDTSRYLDVLEEERITSQPTDREPIANLRLQDQTASLLYRRADCESTEFRAPISHPCCSAGGRPVSFACDGQQADAKFAGVANLRRFPRPGAATCCQLEAAPKNLGMIQDRGNKVCSFRTGGDSTAASHRTTSGRRSFSTSLASFDGVDARNAPQSSLNGGDEEWDDSGGSRRRSLSNGGKTSRLQEKNRGRLKCSSLQQGIFPVQVHGQSEPAQESQGRLCREGYEEVEQLQLGWLVIINCLSERDCREQIRHSTFLRTIMDFLQAAATPGGVAQHDLNIWHLNEAQNRTLFVHAVTCVSVALEYMAAEFVELEGLSLLIRLIAGRSFPMLMKAFLNMLLYLCVESDVSEKVCTILLRPSESRQDEHETVGTLVDWIREFSSKEATSRLIELSETDGAFSLNSQHCAVLLLATLGATGADARAQLRECQGLCLLVDEFHATFTMIDCIQGSTSTRYLLCLVECIWVTVVGDPENEEVFLHNGGLDVMLEALQVVPRTLQRHVCSNAELPERLSRVKAVDF